AATCCCACAAAAATGCATTTAGTTCGAGGCAATATAGATAATGAAGAAAATCTCCGTGTTCTCGTTTCTTATGAAGAATGTCTCCTAAACAAGTTTAAAGCTTGCGAAAAAGAAGCAGCGCGAATTCGTGAGTCCTTCAAGGAACAATTGTTGGAGGAATTATCAGTCCGGTATGTCGATGTGATGGACAATCAATCTAGTAATGATGAAGTGAAACATGAAATGCTTTATGATATGTGTGGTTATCTCGTGAAAACTCGTGATTCTGTATGGATACATTGCCCTAACTGCAAGAAAGGCCTTATTACGAAGTATGAGGATTTGCCTTCAACTTTCTTGTCTGCTGACTACACTGCCGATCGGAATCATGGCGGTCTAACCTTTGTtactgtaaatttttttaaataattcaaCTGGTGGAAAATGTGATGAGCAATTTTTTACGACAACGATAGTCATGTCTACATATCTAATTGCTATGAAACTGTGATGtcagaaatatgtaaattgaAACTGTTaaatgtcttttgttttgaacacGAAGAGTCGCTGCCATATATAATTCTGCAATATGTTCACATACGATTTCATACAGAGTCAAAACGATTTCGTAATTTTTACCTCTCCAAAGAAAGAACGCAGatgaaaacgaataaaaaaatgtcaagaaCTTCTATTCACGCAAAAAATACATTGCCAAAACCAGAAGTTAACATCAATACAAAGGTTTAAACAAACTCGCGCGAAAATATTTCGTTTCATTGCACCAAACAACCACCAGGCGCCTCTGCGGTAGATAAGTAACACTTGCGGACAAAGCCTTATGGCCAAATCCTACAGGGTGAGCGTACCATCAACTCTATAACTCTGACTCTGCTCTGCTCTGTCGAAACTATCTAAACATATCTAAACCATCTGGCATCGCTGCGGCGCCTAGTTGTCTGCATTGTATTTCCGCCGCAGATCTTAAATCAATCCAGACTTCCAGAGTCGACCGTCGACACGCTGCAATCGAGTCACATAAGCATGATAATTAAAAATCATGCGTGTACCCTAACTCCGTATGAGTAAGTAAGCTAAATTTGTAAGCTTTTTGTAAATGTTTTTTGATATCCCTTTGGTAGAAACTTGTCTTGCTGAGCGCAAAATTAGTGCAACTGATTTTCTTTTACTCAGATGACGAAACGAGGTGATGTCAGCGTCAGTTTTCGTTTTGTTAGTAAAGGCATGAAGGAGGAATGGCAAAGGATCATGATGGCGGCACTAGATGGCTAGCCACTGGAAACTCGGTAATTGAATGATAGGATTGATCTTCCTTCTTAGGTGCTAGGTTCCCATGTCTTGGCATTCATTCTGTAGCATGTACTGTAGGCATGGTTTCATTTATAACCTTATTGCTGTTTTCATTCTTTGACTCAGTTGCTAATACGATGCCTTTCTTTTAAATGCAATTAACTTTTGTGATGGGAATTAGCAAATTGTATGTGTATAACCATGGTACAACTAAATAGCGTTGGAGTAGCATAAACATTATCTACAATAAGTATAAGTAGCATATGAATGTATGCTACTCTTACGTAGTtgtttgagtggaaatcactAAAGTGTATCTTTCTTGTATTGGTTTAGCAGCACAAGTTTATGCAGGTTGGATAGTGGACAATGGCCCAACTCTTCTCACAATTTTCCTGTTCATGCAAGAAACATTAAGTTAGCTCAAAAGCTAATCAAATACCTTGACGTGACTTGGCATTGTCACTAGCACAAATAAAGCTACAGTAAATTCCTGCAAAATTAGGTAACTGAATTAAGCTGACtattaaattagttttttagtGTGTAACATATATGTGTGCAGTAGATACAAGTATTTGTGCATGGGTAGGCTTGACTGGCTTTTTACAGAAACACAGGATGGTGAACATAATTACATGAAATAGGTGAGTGTGTAAGAAATGTTGAGTTTTTTTGAAGATTATCTTACGATGAGAAAAAATTGTAAGATAGAACAATTTATCAAACATTGGTGTTGCAGTAGGATTGTAGAGAAAATGTATCACATCAAGTAAATCAAGATggcaagggaaaaaaacagaTTAACACCTAATGACCATGAAAAAAGGCAAGCACTATTTCAAGTAAAATGGCTTCCAGTATGTGAACTTGTGTTGTGATATTGTTGGAAAATTATACTAAATAGTAATTTCTCTAGCAATTGTAGGATATCCTCCACTGTCAAAGTATTAGAAGCTTTGGGAATTTTATCTGACCAGAAATATTCCAAATAATTTGcattgaaattgaaagaatGTATGCATGAAGGTGAAACTGTAGTTTCTTGGAAAAAGTGTTCACAGTTGCATTAAAGCAACAGTCATCAAAGTATGGAGTAGGTCTTCACATAATTTGATATTTATGTAATCAATGATCATTTTCTGTTGTCACTGTCAGATATCTGGGCAGCAAAGGGGTTTATGTTAGATCCGAATTGACGATTTGTTGAAGCACGTAACTTTAAATTGAAGGCAATTGCGAATAACGATAGTAAACCGGATGTTGGTAGTGAATTTTCTTCATGACGTATCTTAGTGTGTGGTAACCTGTTAGCATTACTTAGGAAGTCATGCATACTGGTAAATCTAATTGCATTTTCATCTCCTAAAGCTAAGATTATATACATTTTCACAATACGACTatcgttttcttgttgtaCTGGCgtttttaattatttgatTAATTTGCAGTTAGATATTTGAAGCGGTTGAAGCATTCTTTCAACAAGgtattttggttttggttGATATATTTTCCTTATTCTGATCCTGTTACTTAGGGTTATAATTGAAATGATACTTAATCGGatatttgttttgaaacctGAATAATGCTAAAGCTTTCGCCACCCGTGGAGTCGTTGCCAGTTACCATCGGCTAGTTAAGCAGTAGTGTCACGATTATTTTGCTTTGTGAATTtaaattaaacgttaaaagtaaaaattaatacaTTTTGCTGTTTGAGCAGGTTGCAGGTGCGATGGGAACATCAGCTGCTGGTTTTACCACGGAACATAGGGTGATGCATAATAGCAACATAATTCTTTACTAAGCTTCTGTTTGCCAAAGGATATTCTATTGGGTTACACGTAAAACATCCTAATTCATCTGGCTGGGAACAACACCTGATCATTTCAATGTAAGTGCccaatttattgatttttatttttgctttgtGTCATGGTCTTGTACTGTAGTATTCGAAATAACAGTTTTCCGATTCGTTGCGCGACGAATACTTGGATTTCTATAGACAGTGTTGGCCGTTCTTTGCGCTATGAATTCCCTTCACccttgtgttttgttttgtgttttggtACTCTACTATACCTACGTTGGCATCTCTGATGACTTTGTCAGCTGCTACTTCGTATACGTTACTTTGTGAACTAACGAAGTCAATTCCCAAATTCGCCGAACTTTGAAAACCTATTTTGTTTCAAGCAATTTTATTTATCTACTAAGTATTAAAACACTAGAATTTTCGTTTAGAgcttttttttcatatttttatttcacagatcaaaattattttccgAAATGACAAGCAATCTCAAGTAACGAAATGTTGGCTTTGTGAAAGAAATCGAGGGAAAGGAAAAGACGAAGAAGTATAACAATGATTTTGTTTCGATGCTCAGAAAACCTGCGTGCTTCTTAAGTCTGCAGGTTGCgctttttgttgattttctttttttgtttaattcgCGTCACATTTAAAGGAAGGGTCAAATTTTACATTATTCAAAGTCGCTGCCATTGCAATTTTGCCAACCAGTTTACATTTAGTTAATTTGTCCGCGTAAACTGAACCAAATaggcattttgtttttgcaagTGGAGATCATGGAATAGTCGGCGACCAAGGAAATTCGGCATTATCTTGTCTTTGGCACATACATAAACAGGAAGTACCATTACCTTTTCCTGCAATTTAACTATGGTATGGAAGTAGCCTCCTATTTGCTCCAAAGTCACACGCTTCTTGTATTTTCCAGTTCGTTTAAGTGTAATCAAGTCGTCCTTCGTCAAAGGCTTCAGTTCGGGCTCGCCTAATTGCCTCCATAGATCTTGGCTTATGATGGACTCGAAGCACCCACCGTCGATCACCATCTCCACCGGCCGCTCGTTCATCTTTACCTGGATCGATGCCGTTATGTTGGCGTCTGATTCTCTGAGGAAGCCTTGTTTGACCAATTGCGCGTCCATTCGTTCAATGAATCTTGATACTTTAGACGACTTCCTAGGAATTTCCTCGACTTCTGTAGCGAACGTGACTCGTTTAACTGGTCGCGAGGCGATGCCTTTCGTGCCGTCTGTTTCAGATTGGACGTTCATCTCAATCGCAGGCTCGTTTACCGCTTCCGTTATGAAATCGGCTACAGAAGCTTTTATGTAATCGGTGTCCACAAATTCTTGGTTCCTCTTCTCAAATTCAATGGTAAACGGTATAGTGGCCAATACAGTGGATTCTCTTTCCGGTACGTCCAACACCAGGATGTCCTCCGTTTGGGCTTGCTTTGACATATGCACTTCTGTATTGCTGGCAGTAGATTCAGTCATCATCGCTGGATCATTTGGCAAAACGGCTTGAACGGTACTTATGTTATTTAACACACCTTCGTGATTTTTCTGTTCATTGGCCATTGCTTCCCGTGCCTGTTGCCTCCGTAGAATATTCCTAGTTCTGTTCAACTCATTCGTGGTTTGTATCAACAAAGCTGTCAGTTCTTTCTGAGTGTTTTCGTTCTCTCCTTCCTGTTGTTCAGCCATACGGAGTTGATTATCTTTCTCTTCCAACTGCCTTTTCAATTCCTTGCGCATGTCGGCCGCATTTTCTAGTGCCTCAGTTAGACTAATATTTGCCCTCTTTAAATCCGCATTATATGCCGTCTTCCAATCAATGCCTTGTTGTTGAGCTTCCGGTTTTTGTCGAAGGGTGGTACTAATTTCATCCCGTGTCTCTGCTGGAAAAATAGTGGCACCAATCTTGTTCTGGGTTGAAGGCCGATCGCTCTTGTCTTGCGGCAACAAAATGCTTCTGGAGTCTGTTGTAGGCTGGTTGGGCTGTGCTTGTTGTCTGGTAGCCGATCTTGTGGCGAATCCGTACAACTCAATTAGAAATTGTCCGCACAAAATGCATCCGGTTACCATGAAAAGTCTTATCAGCCATTCTGGGTTAAGTAGCCCGCAGAGAATGAACTCAAGGAATGTAAAATCCATTTTGGAGTTGATTTTAAGTTATGGAATGCTTGTAACAACATTCACTGTTTTGCCATATACATATTGCGAACGTTAGCCAGAACCCACCACTGCTCAAAATCGGTTTTTTCAAGAAACATCTTCTTTAGAACAAAAGCAATTTTAATTATGTAAACGGAATCTAATTAATTTGTATTTTCCACGTAATGTTCGACAATGCAATTGcttgaattcattttttaaataatttgaaatgaatttttagttgAAGATGCTAATGGTACTaatagggatcggccccgaccctaatcggggcaCATTTTTCCAATCGGGTAACGATTAACAATGTCTCGTTAATCGCTTGGCATTATTTATTAATTGTAAACAATGCCCAATTGGCATCTACGAGTTGGAGACTGTCTGTTACTAGCTGGCCTGATTTGCGTAGACACTTTCAACCGTCCTTGTTGGCTGCTGTTTGTTAAGAGTGAAATTACTTGGTTGATTAACCAGTTGAGTTTCTCTAGAAATTATTGGCGTCGCTGGGAATTGGAGTAGATCCAAGATTCGACCTTGAGTTGGCGTAATGGtacaagtttattttctaTAGGGTGGTAGGTGGTGGCCCTAACAACAGCGTTTTAGTAGCCACAGAACAGTGATGTGTCGTGAGTTCTTGGGCAACCTTGTTGTTGTACAACCTTGCATGTTCGACAATGCAATTGcttgaattcattttttaaataatttgaaatgaatttttagttgAAGATGCTAATGGTACTaatagggatcggccccgaccctaatcggggcaCATTTTTCCAATCGGGTAACGATTAACAATGTCTCGTTAATCGCTTGGCATTATTTATTAATTGTAAACAATGCCCAATTGGCATCTACGAGTTGGAGACTGTCTGTTACTAGCTGGCCTGATTTGCGTAGACACTTTCAACCGTCCTTGTTGGCTGCTGTTTGTTAAGAGTGAAATTACTTGGTTGATTAACCAGTTGAGTTTCTCTAGAAATTATTGGCGTCGCTGGGAATTGGAGTAGATCCAAGATTCGACCTTGAGTTGGCGTAATGGtacaagtttattttctaTAGGGTGGTAGGTGGTGGCCCTAACAACAGCGTTTTAGTAGCCACAGAACAGTGATGTGTCGTGAGTTCTTGGGCAACCTATTCGTTCGAAGGACAGGTGGTCTCATACTTGCAAATCAATGAGAACGAACGAAAACTTGTCTCATTTGATTATCAGTTTTCTAACCTGAATACTACTGACGAAAAAGCAATTTGGTACGATgttaggtaaaaaaaaaaataaatgaaatgtGTTTCTGCTTCAATACCAACCCCCTATCCATTATAATTGTTTTCATTCATTCGTCTGTATTTAAAGGCAGCGAAAAACGGTCAAATCCGTCAGTTTTTCAACTGCTTCCATCCTCTACCAACACTCAACATGAAGGTAAAGTTAAAACAAAGAAGTTTTTCTAAtgtattttcattatttagaTAATTTCCGAATTTTCTAGTTCTTGATTGCCTTCGCATTTGTTGCGCTGGTCGCTGTTGCCAACGCTGACGATGATTATGACAAGCCGTACTCGACATCGTATTATTCTGTCCCATCTTATTCTGTCCCATCTTATTCGGCCCCAGCTTACAAGGCCCCATCTTACTCGGCCCCAACTTACACGAAAAAGGTCGTGGTTTATCCGCCTCCACACTACGAGACCGTTCAATACGTAAGGCATTTGTCAAGCACTCGCAAAATTGTATTTTctaacaaatcaaataaatattctTAACAGGCTGGCTACACCCGTGCTGGcaaaaaaggcaagaaaacTGTTCCAGTCTACAAGACAGTAGACAAGTACTAGGTACCGGATTGACGCACCTATGTTGCATTTTAAGCTGAATATGTAGTCCAACCATCAGCACAGTGCATCTGTCTGCCTTAACTAAAactatttatttcaaaaaattttatttttcaaattatttgAAAACTTAACACCGTGAATCAGGGTCGTTATGCATGCTGTTGTGTGCTGATGATGCTGGATTTTCAAATATTAGTATACATTCGTTGTGATTGACCAGTAGAACAATggaaaataaaacgaaatgcTTTCCTATGACAGCAAAGAAGCTATTTATGAATCAAGTCAACGTATGTGGGTACGACTTTTTCCTTGGCAACGTTCGAAATTGCATTTACTTGTTTAGTTAACACTCCTCAAATTAGTAACTTGAATTTTGAGAATGTTGTGTTTAaagaagttttcttttttgtggtCATATCAATTGACTGCTATCCTCTTAAAAATTTGTCAAGAAAGATCTGTCAGATATCAGAAACggtaaaatgtttttcttgcatCTTGAAGTGAAACTGTCGGAGCCTTTTTGTTGCCGGAACAACTTTCTCAGTCTCAGTGAAAACCACGATGCCCAACTTCTGTCTGCAAGCCAATTAAATAGATCAAGGAAAACTTGTTGTCAAACATCCGTTTAGATCAACAGTCATCGATCGAAACGTGAAGATTcggctatttaaaaaataggtAACTAGGCATTTCACTCACTAgctttttgaatttgtttacTTCTTAAGAAATCTGAAATCTTACTGGAGATATTCAAACACTGTTTGGCTGCTGATGTTCAAAGCCGTTGTCAGTTGGCATTCCGCATTGCGACTAGTGTGTGAACGGGTATCACGCTCCTCACTGAAACAGCATCTGTAAACGTAGAGGGTGATAATATGTGTAAGCTAGCCTTCACGTGCTTGTTTTAAGTGTTCGTTTCAGAACCACAGTATATCCCTTGATTTTGATTCTTTGATTTGTAATTTAGA
This genomic stretch from Daphnia magna isolate NIES linkage group LG10, ASM2063170v1.1, whole genome shotgun sequence harbors:
- the LOC116934437 gene encoding uncharacterized protein LOC116934437 gives rise to the protein MKFLIAFAFVALVAVANADDDYDKPYSTSYYSVPSYSVPSYSAPAYKAPSYSAPTYTKKVVVYPPPHYETVQYAGYTRAGKKGKKTVPVYKTVDKY